A genomic stretch from Desulfotignum balticum DSM 7044 includes:
- a CDS encoding IclR family transcriptional regulator yields the protein MKKKVGKHGVQSFEIGMYILQVILNGPRGMKLKEIATAAGMPSSKVHRYIVSMVRSGLIEQDEDSSQYDLGPLAMNIGLVAVDRINRIKFGIKAISELCTETNETTALSTWSINGPVVVRWMRPSRAVAVSVMTGTALSMVTTASGCAFGAYLSPEKYDHLLKSELNSPNLPEKFRSRSAIEKLFERTREMGVAIVEGHHVASGVAAVGAPVFDAKNEIVLVITVVGLEGRLDTDLDGHIVMPLREKALELSKKLGFQGFEVSGPELDHN from the coding sequence ATGAAGAAAAAGGTGGGAAAACATGGGGTTCAGTCATTTGAGATAGGTATGTATATTCTGCAGGTAATTCTCAATGGCCCCCGGGGTATGAAACTTAAAGAAATAGCTACTGCTGCTGGCATGCCATCATCCAAAGTCCATCGCTATATTGTTAGTATGGTTCGTTCCGGATTAATTGAACAGGATGAAGACAGCTCGCAATACGATCTTGGTCCCCTTGCTATGAACATTGGATTGGTTGCAGTCGATAGGATAAACAGAATAAAATTCGGCATAAAAGCAATTTCTGAATTATGTACTGAGACTAATGAAACAACAGCTCTATCAACATGGAGTATCAATGGCCCTGTTGTGGTTCGGTGGATGCGGCCCTCGCGAGCAGTTGCCGTGAGTGTTATGACTGGGACTGCTCTCAGTATGGTTACAACGGCCAGTGGTTGCGCTTTTGGTGCCTATTTGTCACCAGAAAAATATGATCATTTACTCAAGAGTGAATTAAACTCTCCAAACCTACCGGAAAAATTTCGTTCCCGGTCAGCAATTGAGAAGCTTTTTGAAAGGACTCGGGAAATGGGAGTGGCAATCGTCGAAGGCCACCATGTGGCATCTGGTGTGGCTGCTGTTGGCGCACCTGTATTTGACGCCAAAAATGAAATAGTACTTGTTATTACGGTTGTTGGCCTTGAAGGTAGGCTTGATACTGACTTAGATGGGCATATTGTGATGCCTTTGAGAGAAAAAGCATTAGAGCTCTCAAAAAAATTAGGATTTCAAGGTTTTGAAGTTTCTGGACCAGAATTGGACCACAACTGA
- a CDS encoding DUF169 domain-containing protein codes for MENKMNLSVFNQFNFEYSPVGVKFLLLKPKNISKLERKLSFCEMLKEAQDTKPFYAAKDNHECKAGPFLLGMVDSNPVFESGQIGPKLGVYDDPRANRRLYMQMHKMAKDSVNYTAFSSLDQLSFDPDLLIVTAKPHQAEILLRAYSYRSGAAWNAKGTSVLGCAYLYMYPYATGELNMMVTGLYHGMRARNTFPEGLLLITIPFNVLPEIIQNLETMTWDLPQYSWGKEAHVKKMEEIGREISLELKK; via the coding sequence ATGGAAAACAAAATGAATCTGTCTGTTTTCAATCAATTTAATTTTGAATATTCTCCCGTGGGGGTAAAATTCTTATTGCTGAAGCCCAAGAATATTTCCAAACTTGAAAGAAAACTGTCCTTTTGCGAAATGCTCAAAGAAGCACAGGATACCAAACCGTTTTATGCGGCAAAAGACAACCATGAATGCAAGGCAGGTCCTTTCCTGCTGGGGATGGTCGATTCCAATCCTGTTTTTGAAAGCGGCCAGATAGGACCTAAACTTGGCGTTTATGACGATCCCCGGGCAAATCGCAGGCTTTATATGCAGATGCACAAAATGGCCAAAGACAGTGTCAACTATACTGCTTTTTCTTCTCTGGATCAATTGTCCTTTGACCCGGATCTGTTAATTGTCACCGCCAAACCCCATCAGGCGGAAATACTGCTCAGAGCATATAGTTATCGATCCGGTGCGGCATGGAATGCCAAGGGCACCTCCGTGTTAGGGTGTGCCTATCTGTATATGTATCCATATGCCACGGGAGAATTGAACATGATGGTTACCGGACTTTACCATGGAATGAGAGCCAGAAACACGTTTCCCGAGGGTCTGCTGCTGATCACCATTCCATTTAATGTACTGCCTGAAATCATACAAAACCTGGAGACAATGACATGGGACCTGCCGCAATATTCATGGGGCAAGGAAGCCCATGTTAAGAAAATGGAAGAAATAGGAAGAGAAATTTCACTGGAACTTAAAAAATAA
- a CDS encoding TRAP transporter large permease: MDPVIVGFIGIVLLIVLFAIEVPVAFAMSFVGFLGFGWLIGFEPGFEMLAMDIFESFSNYNFTVIPMFVLMGFIAYEIGMSKRLFDASFAIFGRLKGGLAIASIMACAGFAAICGSTNATAAAMGAVALPHMKRYNYADSFATGSIAAAGSLGILIPPSALLIVFGIMTEESIGKLFIAGVLPGLMLAALFIITAQILCALNPDLGPAGEATTFKEKVVALSAVGEVLLLFVLVLGGLFTGWFSPAQAGGAGATGIIVIGIVRRSLTWKKFIKAGKDTLMISCMVMFIVAGATIFGHFIAVTRIPFLLVDWVGQLDYPPMVIMAFIILLHLIGGCFMDGFGLIVLTVPILLPLIHALGLDIYWFGIIIVLIVEMGTITPPVGVNVYVLKAVARDVPLETIFTGILPFLVALIVAVILLLIFPQIATFLPSFATY; the protein is encoded by the coding sequence GGTTTTGAACCGGGCTTTGAAATGCTTGCCATGGACATTTTTGAAAGTTTTTCCAATTACAATTTCACCGTTATTCCAATGTTTGTGTTAATGGGATTCATTGCCTATGAAATCGGTATGAGCAAGCGCCTTTTTGATGCCAGCTTTGCCATTTTCGGCCGTTTAAAAGGCGGACTTGCCATTGCTTCAATCATGGCTTGTGCAGGTTTTGCCGCCATCTGCGGTTCAACCAATGCCACCGCAGCCGCAATGGGTGCTGTGGCATTGCCCCATATGAAACGATACAATTATGCGGATTCCTTTGCCACAGGAAGTATTGCAGCAGCCGGAAGCTTAGGAATTCTCATCCCACCCAGTGCACTGCTCATTGTTTTTGGTATCATGACAGAAGAATCTATCGGCAAACTGTTTATTGCGGGAGTCCTTCCCGGTCTGATGCTGGCAGCCCTGTTTATTATAACGGCACAAATTCTGTGTGCGTTGAATCCTGATTTAGGACCTGCGGGTGAAGCAACCACTTTTAAAGAAAAAGTGGTTGCCCTTTCTGCTGTGGGAGAGGTTTTACTACTTTTCGTTCTGGTGCTCGGAGGCCTTTTTACCGGATGGTTCAGTCCTGCCCAGGCAGGCGGGGCAGGTGCCACGGGTATCATTGTTATCGGCATTGTTCGCAGAAGTCTGACGTGGAAAAAATTTATCAAGGCAGGAAAAGACACGCTGATGATTTCCTGCATGGTTATGTTCATCGTTGCCGGTGCCACAATTTTCGGGCACTTTATTGCTGTTACAAGAATCCCATTTCTACTGGTTGACTGGGTGGGTCAGCTGGATTATCCGCCCATGGTAATCATGGCATTCATTATCCTGCTTCATCTCATTGGCGGCTGCTTTATGGACGGGTTCGGGCTGATTGTGCTCACCGTCCCCATCTTGCTGCCGTTAATCCATGCACTGGGGCTGGATATATACTGGTTTGGCATTATCATTGTTCTGATCGTTGAAATGGGAACCATCACACCACCGGTCGGTGTCAATGTATATGTGTTAAAAGCCGTGGCCAGAGATGTCCCGCTTGAAACCATTTTTACGGGAATTTTACCATTTTTGGTCGCACTGATAGTGGCTGTTATTCTTTTATTGATCTTTCCTCAAATTGCCACCTTTCTTCCCAGCTTTGCAACCTACTGA